The genomic stretch CGGAAAACTCCAGCACCAGCAGCCGCCCCCCGCGCTTCAGGACGCGGTAGGCCTCCGATAGCGCGACATCGATGTGCGGTACATTGCGGATGCCAAAGGCAATCGTGTAGGCGTCGAAGCTGTTCGGCTGGAACGGTAGTTCTTCGGCGTTCGCCTCGACGAAGGTGAGATTGTCGGACAGTCCCTTCTTTTGCGCGCGCTCCGCGCCGACCGCGAGCATCGAGCCGTTGATATCGAGCACGGTCGCATGGGCCTTGCGCCCAGAAGCCTCGATGATCCTGAAGGCGATGTCGCCCGTGCCGCCTGCGACGTCCAGTACCTTGTAAGAAGGATCCTTGCGCGGATTGAGCGTGGTGACCAGCGCGTCCTTCCAGAGCCGATGCAAGCCCCCCGACATGACATCGTTCATGATGTCGTAGCGTTTGGCGACCTTGTGGAACACGTCATTGACGAGGTGCTGCTTCTCGCCCTCGGCAACCTGGCGGAAACCGTAGGACGTCTCCATGCCGCCTTCTGCGGAGGTGCGGGCTTCACTCATCGGAACTCCTTGTTCGTCGTCCGGTTGCTGGCCATGGCGAAATCGCTCCAGCCTCGCTATCTGTGCCGCATGTCGATGACAATGCGGCCGCTGGCCTTGGTCTATAGACGAGGCGGGCGGGGCTTGGAACAGGAAGTTAGATAGTCATGCCGGAATTGCCAGAGGTGGAGACGGTCCGGCGTGGGCTTGCGCCGGCCATGGAAGGTTCCACCATACACAAGCTGGAACTGCGCCGGCAGGATCTGCGCTTCCCGCTTCCCGAGAACTTTGCCGATGCCGCGCAGGGCAGGCGGATCGTCTCGCTGGGACGGCGCGCGAAGTATCTGCTGATCGACCTCGACGACGACACGACCATCATCTCTCACCTCGGAATGTCGGGATCCTTCAGGGTCGAGGGAGAGGCGGCCTCCCAGACGCCAGGCGGCTTCGCTCTTCCGCGCTCGAAGGACGAGAAGCATGACCATGTCCTATTCCATCTGCGCACGCCGCAGGGCCGGTCGCGCGTGGTTTACAACGATCCGCGGCGCTTCGGTTTCATGCATCTGTGGAAACGCAGCCAGCTCGATGCCTATCCGCCTTTCGTCGGGCTGGGGCCTGAACCGACCGGCAACCTGCTAGATGCGGATTATCTGGCACGCAGGCTTGGCGGCAGGACCCAGCCCCTCAAGGGGGCCCTGCTCGACCAGAGCCTGGTTGCTGGGCTCGGCAACATCTATGTCTGCGAGGCGCTCTGGCGCGCGCACCTCTCGCCGCTTCGAAAGTCAGGCTCGTTGGTGACGCCGACAGGAAGGCCAAAGAAGCAGCTTCTGCTTCTGACGGAAGCGATCCGTGCCGTCGTCGCCGATGCGATTGCGGCTGGTGGTTCCTCGCTGCGTGACCACATCCAGACGGACGGCTCGCTTGGCTATTTCCAGCATTCCTTCTCCGTCTATGACCGCGAAGGAGAGGCTTGCGGGACGCCTAGCTGCAACGGTACGGTCTCGCGCATCGTCCAGGCTGGCCGCTCGTCTTTCTATTGTGCCAGTTGCCAGAAATAGGGAGGAACCACCATG from Pseudorhizobium banfieldiae encodes the following:
- the ubiE gene encoding bifunctional demethylmenaquinone methyltransferase/2-methoxy-6-polyprenyl-1,4-benzoquinol methylase UbiE — encoded protein: MSEARTSAEGGMETSYGFRQVAEGEKQHLVNDVFHKVAKRYDIMNDVMSGGLHRLWKDALVTTLNPRKDPSYKVLDVAGGTGDIAFRIIEASGRKAHATVLDINGSMLAVGAERAQKKGLSDNLTFVEANAEELPFQPNSFDAYTIAFGIRNVPHIDVALSEAYRVLKRGGRLLVLEFSEVGLPLLDRVYDEWSFKAIPQFGKMITGDSEPYQYLVESIRKFPNQENFAAIIRQAGFSRVTYTNYTGGIAALHSGWKL
- the mutM gene encoding bifunctional DNA-formamidopyrimidine glycosylase/DNA-(apurinic or apyrimidinic site) lyase, with translation MPELPEVETVRRGLAPAMEGSTIHKLELRRQDLRFPLPENFADAAQGRRIVSLGRRAKYLLIDLDDDTTIISHLGMSGSFRVEGEAASQTPGGFALPRSKDEKHDHVLFHLRTPQGRSRVVYNDPRRFGFMHLWKRSQLDAYPPFVGLGPEPTGNLLDADYLARRLGGRTQPLKGALLDQSLVAGLGNIYVCEALWRAHLSPLRKSGSLVTPTGRPKKQLLLLTEAIRAVVADAIAAGGSSLRDHIQTDGSLGYFQHSFSVYDREGEACGTPSCNGTVSRIVQAGRSSFYCASCQK